One window of Mangrovibacterium diazotrophicum genomic DNA carries:
- the guaA gene encoding glutamine-hydrolyzing GMP synthase, whose product MQEKILILDFGSQYTQLIGRRVRELNIYCEIHPFNHFPAIDETVKGVILSGSPSSVRDENAPIPDLSAIKGKMPLLGVCYGAQYLAHFFGGEVLPSDSREYGRAHLGYIDQENELFKHLTLNTQVWMSHGDTIERLPENYKVIASTGDVKNAAYKIGGEDTWAIQFHPEVYHTTEGTQLLKNFAVGICGCKQDWTPASFIETTVTQLKEKIGNDKVVLGLSGGVDSTVAGVLLNRAIGDKLTCIFVDNGLLRKNEFEAVLDSYKGMGLNVIGVNAKDRFYKDLAGVTDPEQKRKIIGRDFIEVFDVEAHKIQDVKWLGQGTIYPDVIESVSVNGPSATIKSHHNVGGLPEKMNLKVVEPLNLLFKDEVRRVGKALGIKDELLGRHPFPGPGLGIRILSDVTAEKVRILQEADYIFINGLKEWGLYDDVWQAGVMLLPVQSVGVMGDERTYENVVALRAVMSTDGMTADWVHLPYEFLAKMSNEIINKVRGINRVVYDISSKPPATIEWE is encoded by the coding sequence ATGCAAGAGAAAATTCTTATTCTTGATTTTGGTTCCCAGTACACGCAATTGATCGGACGTCGTGTGCGCGAGCTGAATATCTATTGTGAAATTCATCCGTTTAACCATTTTCCTGCAATCGACGAAACAGTGAAAGGTGTCATCCTGAGTGGTAGTCCTTCGTCGGTTCGCGACGAAAATGCACCAATTCCGGATCTTTCAGCTATTAAAGGAAAAATGCCGTTGCTGGGCGTTTGCTACGGTGCGCAATATCTGGCGCATTTCTTTGGTGGCGAGGTACTGCCTTCCGATTCTCGCGAATACGGTCGCGCTCACCTGGGCTACATTGATCAGGAAAACGAATTGTTCAAGCATCTGACTTTAAATACGCAGGTTTGGATGTCGCATGGTGATACCATCGAGCGTCTGCCTGAAAATTACAAGGTGATTGCTTCGACTGGCGATGTAAAAAATGCCGCTTATAAAATTGGTGGCGAGGATACATGGGCGATTCAGTTTCACCCGGAAGTTTACCACACAACAGAAGGAACGCAATTGCTGAAGAACTTCGCTGTTGGCATTTGTGGTTGCAAGCAAGACTGGACTCCGGCTTCGTTTATTGAAACAACCGTTACTCAATTGAAAGAGAAGATTGGTAATGATAAAGTTGTTCTTGGTCTTTCAGGTGGTGTTGACTCAACTGTTGCAGGCGTATTGCTGAACAGAGCGATTGGCGATAAGCTGACTTGTATTTTTGTTGACAACGGTTTGTTGCGTAAAAACGAATTTGAAGCAGTTCTGGATTCATACAAAGGAATGGGCTTGAACGTGATTGGCGTGAATGCCAAAGATCGTTTTTACAAAGACCTGGCTGGTGTGACTGATCCGGAGCAAAAACGTAAGATTATTGGTCGCGACTTCATCGAAGTATTCGATGTGGAAGCACACAAAATACAGGATGTGAAATGGCTGGGACAAGGTACTATTTACCCCGACGTAATTGAGTCGGTTTCTGTAAACGGACCGTCAGCAACCATTAAATCGCACCACAATGTAGGTGGTTTGCCTGAGAAAATGAACCTGAAAGTGGTTGAGCCTTTGAACCTGTTGTTCAAAGACGAAGTTCGCCGCGTAGGTAAAGCTTTGGGCATTAAGGATGAATTGCTGGGCCGTCACCCTTTCCCGGGACCAGGCTTGGGTATTCGTATCCTGAGCGATGTTACAGCCGAAAAAGTGCGCATTCTGCAGGAAGCTGACTACATCTTCATCAACGGATTGAAAGAGTGGGGGCTTTACGACGATGTTTGGCAAGCCGGTGTGATGTTGTTGCCGGTACAGTCGGTTGGTGTAATGGGCGATGAGCGGACTTACGAAAACGTGGTTGCCTTGCGTGCCGTGATGTCTACTGATGGTATGACCGCTGACTGGGTGCACCTGCCTTACGAGTTTCTGGCAAAAATGTCGAACGAGATCATCAACAAAGTGCGTGGTATTAACCGCGTAGTTTACGATATCAGTTCGAAACCGCCAGCAACAATCGAATGGGAATAA
- a CDS encoding ATP-binding cassette domain-containing protein, giving the protein MEHRLEVDSIVLEFGNKRVLQDVFFQCETGKVCGLLGRNGAGKTCLLNIIYGELQLVNKSVRLDGKVLYERHRNPGDFRYLPQFSFIPKSVRLKRLFRNFELDFDRFTSFFPEFQKHFRSKLGKLSGGERRIVEVYLLLVSKTKFCLLDEPFSQVMPVHVETLKQIIKDESQCKGIVITDHLYQHVTEICNELYVIANGKTYKTQEAEDLKRLGYIS; this is encoded by the coding sequence ATGGAGCATCGGTTGGAAGTTGATAGTATTGTTCTAGAATTCGGTAATAAAAGGGTTTTGCAGGATGTCTTCTTCCAATGCGAAACAGGCAAAGTTTGTGGCCTGTTGGGGCGAAACGGAGCTGGAAAGACTTGTTTGCTGAATATTATTTACGGCGAATTGCAGTTAGTGAATAAGTCGGTTCGTTTGGATGGAAAGGTTTTGTACGAACGTCATCGGAATCCAGGTGACTTCAGATACTTGCCGCAGTTCAGTTTTATCCCAAAGTCCGTCCGTCTGAAACGTCTGTTCCGAAATTTTGAACTGGATTTTGATCGTTTCACGAGCTTTTTTCCCGAGTTTCAAAAACACTTCAGAAGTAAATTGGGAAAGCTGTCGGGCGGGGAGCGCCGCATTGTTGAAGTTTACCTGTTGCTTGTGTCCAAAACAAAGTTTTGTTTACTCGATGAGCCATTTTCGCAGGTTATGCCCGTGCATGTTGAAACGTTGAAACAAATTATTAAAGACGAAAGTCAGTGTAAAGGGATTGTCATTACGGATCATCTTTATCAGCATGTGACTGAGATCTGCAATGAGTTGTATGTAATTGCAAATGGTAAAACTTACAAAACGCAAGAGGCTGAAGACTTGAAACGACTGGGTTATATTAGCTAA
- a CDS encoding sugar-binding domain-containing protein, which yields MKLRVFSSALVYCLFALLLVSCQQSSVSYRQKIDLQGEWQFALDTAQLGIEQHWYSMDLTDSLQLPGTTDSNHKGFLNTDTTTMHLNRIYKYEGPAWYRKKVVVTENFENKHVQLVLERTKSTKVWIDSVLVGGSHLLQSPQQFDVSDYLAPGEHFITVMVNNDLPLTPYGNVHIYSDDTQTNWNGIIGQIYLEASARTHVKNLQVYPDIDQQKIAVKLEIANPMPESKLTVELQVEKTLDGKATRLKSQKMSVESKNEIELEYQFDEPCDLWDDYQQPIYHLTAVISAGDAEEAMTVPFGMRKFAAKGTQFTINGRTVFLRGKHEAAVFPLTGFTPMNVDDWRRVYRIAKTYGINHYRFHTYCPPEAAFTAADEEGIYLQAELPFWGGLDADTIADMLKEEGFAMLNAYANHPSFVMFSPGNEIWSGHDRVEKNILAFKEYDNRPLYTMGSNVNIGYLAPKDYSDFFVGARVPEHGDSILGHARLTHAFADATDGGILNTQTPSTDVDFDFAVSQIPIPLISHEIGQYQIYPDYSEIDKYTGVLQARNLEVFRDRLVKAGMGEMDSQFQKASGAWAALCYKAEMEAAIRTKGMAGFQLLDLQDFPGQGTALVGILDAFMDSKGVITPEAWKQSCNDIVLLAEFPKYCWTNQETFQAQLVVANYSNKTIDGSFDWKLSRADGSVVEQGSFDALQIPEGGLSSVGELDVNLAAVDKASELSLDISLPGTGYSNTYPIWIYPAAGNPELPSDIVVAEKLSASVFEKLHKGAKVLLFPQTEDVKDNSVAGHFPPEFWNYGMFKGISEWVKKPVSPGTLGLLMDPKHPVFNDFPTDFHTNWQWFSIIKASNSLILDSLPENYLPIVQVIDNLERDHKLGMIFEFKVGNGRLLVCMSQLNKLSDNPEATQLYRSIIQFMESEDFNPKFSISDDQLKALFY from the coding sequence ATGAAACTGCGCGTATTTTCTTCCGCTTTAGTTTATTGCCTTTTTGCGCTTTTATTGGTCTCCTGCCAACAATCTTCAGTAAGTTATCGTCAGAAAATTGATTTACAAGGAGAGTGGCAATTTGCGTTGGATACCGCTCAACTCGGTATTGAACAACATTGGTATTCCATGGATTTGACAGATTCTCTGCAATTGCCCGGAACAACGGATTCCAATCACAAAGGCTTTCTGAACACCGATACCACAACGATGCATCTCAACCGGATTTATAAATATGAAGGGCCAGCCTGGTATCGCAAGAAAGTAGTTGTCACGGAAAATTTTGAAAATAAGCATGTTCAACTGGTTTTAGAGCGAACCAAATCGACCAAAGTTTGGATTGACAGCGTGTTGGTTGGTGGCTCGCATCTGCTACAGTCGCCGCAACAGTTTGATGTTTCGGACTATTTGGCGCCAGGCGAACATTTTATAACGGTGATGGTTAATAACGACCTGCCCTTGACTCCGTATGGAAACGTTCATATTTATTCCGACGATACACAAACCAACTGGAATGGTATCATCGGTCAAATATATCTCGAAGCTTCCGCAAGAACACATGTCAAAAATCTGCAGGTTTATCCGGATATTGATCAGCAAAAAATTGCAGTCAAACTGGAGATTGCTAATCCAATGCCCGAATCCAAACTGACCGTAGAACTGCAGGTGGAGAAAACGCTGGATGGGAAAGCCACTCGCCTGAAATCGCAAAAAATGAGCGTCGAATCGAAAAATGAAATCGAATTGGAATACCAGTTTGATGAGCCTTGTGATTTATGGGACGACTACCAGCAACCCATTTATCATTTAACAGCCGTGATATCAGCAGGCGATGCAGAGGAAGCGATGACTGTGCCTTTCGGGATGCGCAAGTTCGCAGCAAAAGGAACCCAATTTACCATTAATGGTCGCACCGTATTTTTGCGTGGAAAGCATGAAGCGGCTGTTTTCCCGTTAACCGGATTTACGCCGATGAACGTTGACGATTGGCGTCGGGTTTATCGCATCGCTAAAACTTACGGAATCAATCATTATCGTTTTCACACCTATTGTCCGCCAGAAGCAGCTTTCACAGCTGCAGACGAGGAAGGAATTTATCTGCAGGCGGAGTTGCCGTTTTGGGGAGGACTGGATGCGGATACCATTGCGGACATGCTCAAGGAAGAAGGTTTTGCCATGTTGAACGCTTATGCAAATCACCCTTCTTTTGTGATGTTTTCGCCCGGCAATGAAATTTGGAGTGGACATGATCGGGTTGAAAAGAATATCCTCGCTTTTAAAGAGTACGACAATCGCCCCTTGTACACGATGGGATCGAACGTAAATATTGGCTATCTGGCTCCGAAAGACTATAGCGACTTCTTTGTAGGAGCGCGGGTTCCGGAGCATGGCGATTCGATTTTAGGGCATGCTCGTTTGACTCATGCTTTTGCCGACGCGACCGATGGCGGAATTCTGAACACACAAACTCCGTCGACCGATGTCGATTTTGATTTTGCCGTTTCGCAGATACCGATTCCATTGATCAGTCACGAAATCGGGCAATACCAGATTTATCCGGATTACAGTGAAATTGATAAATATACCGGCGTTTTGCAGGCGCGTAATCTTGAAGTATTCCGCGATCGATTGGTGAAGGCGGGAATGGGTGAAATGGACAGTCAATTTCAGAAGGCCTCGGGAGCTTGGGCGGCGCTGTGCTACAAGGCAGAAATGGAAGCAGCTATCCGAACCAAAGGAATGGCTGGCTTTCAGTTGCTGGATTTGCAGGATTTTCCGGGGCAGGGAACTGCTCTTGTTGGGATTCTGGATGCTTTTATGGACAGCAAAGGAGTGATTACACCGGAAGCATGGAAGCAATCGTGCAATGATATTGTTTTGTTGGCTGAGTTCCCGAAATATTGCTGGACCAATCAGGAGACTTTTCAAGCCCAATTGGTCGTTGCTAACTATTCAAACAAAACCATCGATGGTAGTTTTGACTGGAAGTTGAGTCGTGCGGATGGTTCGGTGGTCGAACAGGGAAGTTTTGATGCGCTTCAAATTCCGGAAGGAGGACTTTCGTCTGTTGGCGAGCTTGACGTCAATTTAGCTGCGGTTGACAAAGCTTCCGAATTGAGTCTGGATATTTCGTTGCCGGGAACAGGCTATTCAAATACCTATCCAATTTGGATTTACCCGGCAGCTGGCAACCCGGAATTGCCATCAGATATTGTTGTTGCAGAAAAGCTCAGCGCTTCTGTTTTTGAAAAACTGCACAAGGGGGCAAAAGTGCTTTTGTTTCCCCAAACAGAAGATGTGAAAGACAACAGCGTGGCTGGACATTTTCCTCCTGAATTTTGGAATTATGGTATGTTTAAAGGAATCAGCGAATGGGTGAAAAAACCGGTTTCGCCGGGAACTTTAGGACTTTTGATGGATCCGAAACATCCGGTGTTCAATGATTTTCCAACCGATTTTCACACCAACTGGCAATGGTTTTCGATTATAAAGGCGAGTAATTCGCTTATCCTGGATAGTCTTCCCGAAAACTATTTGCCTATCGTTCAGGTTATCGATAATTTGGAGCGCGACCACAAGTTGGGGATGATTTTCGAATTCAAGGTCGGGAACGGTAGACTATTGGTTTGCATGTCTCAGTTGAACAAGTTGAGCGATAATCCTGAAGCCACGCAATTGTATCGCTCGATTATTCAATTCATGGAATCAGAAGATTTCAATCCAAAATTTTCAATATCCGACGATCAACTGAAAGCATTGTTTTATTAG
- a CDS encoding S41 family peptidase: protein MIKFGRLLRLIDSYYVDSTNVDKLTDEAIVDLLSKLDPHSVYISKEEVEKMNEPLVGSFEGIGISFNILRDTLMVVTTIPGGPSEKVGLMPGDRIMVVDGKPIAGVGLQNSDVMDMLRGDKGTRVDLQVQRNREVSLLDFTIIRDKIPLYSLDASYMLNDHTGYIKINRFAATTTDEFDTAIADLKKNPGLENLVLDLRGNGGGYLKKAIELADQFLGPDKLVVYTEGNNDRRKDYESSAVGEFEHGRLVVLIDEGSASASEIVSGAIQDWDRGLIIGRRSFGKGLVQQPFPLTDGSVVRLTTAHYYTPSGRCIQKPYDKGVEEYREDYLHRFESGELFSADSIHLDKSQVYSTLVNKREVYGGGGIMPDVFVPLDTTSNYAFYNQVIRRNILNTAILTYLDSNRETIKNKYPDFASYDNKFSIGDEFVENVIAQAAEEKVDSDKESIDFARPLIKKLGKALIARDVFGTNYYFQVINKDEEIIKKAVEVLENNSNYEKILAEK, encoded by the coding sequence ATGATTAAGTTTGGCCGGTTGCTCCGGTTAATCGATAGCTATTATGTAGACTCGACCAATGTGGACAAGTTAACGGACGAAGCAATCGTCGATTTGCTTTCGAAATTGGATCCGCACTCTGTTTATATTTCTAAAGAAGAAGTTGAAAAAATGAATGAGCCGCTCGTGGGAAGCTTCGAGGGAATCGGCATTTCATTCAATATTTTGCGCGATACTTTAATGGTGGTAACAACTATCCCCGGTGGACCATCTGAAAAAGTCGGGTTGATGCCCGGCGACCGCATTATGGTGGTCGACGGCAAGCCAATTGCTGGTGTCGGTCTTCAAAACAGCGATGTAATGGACATGCTACGCGGCGACAAGGGAACCCGTGTTGATCTGCAGGTTCAGCGTAACCGAGAGGTCAGCCTACTGGATTTCACGATTATTCGCGACAAAATTCCGCTTTACAGTTTGGACGCATCATACATGCTCAACGATCATACTGGTTACATCAAAATCAATCGCTTTGCAGCGACGACTACAGACGAGTTTGATACGGCAATTGCCGATTTGAAAAAGAATCCGGGCTTGGAAAACCTCGTTTTGGATCTTCGTGGAAATGGTGGTGGATACCTGAAAAAGGCGATTGAGTTAGCCGACCAGTTCCTGGGCCCCGATAAATTGGTGGTTTATACTGAAGGAAATAATGATCGTCGCAAAGATTACGAATCGAGCGCTGTGGGTGAATTTGAACACGGACGCTTGGTGGTGCTGATCGATGAAGGTTCTGCTTCAGCGAGTGAAATCGTTTCGGGCGCTATTCAGGATTGGGATCGCGGTCTGATTATCGGTCGTCGTTCGTTTGGAAAAGGACTGGTGCAACAACCATTCCCCTTAACCGACGGATCAGTTGTTCGATTGACTACAGCTCACTATTACACACCAAGCGGTCGCTGTATTCAAAAACCGTACGACAAAGGTGTGGAAGAATATCGAGAGGATTATCTGCACCGCTTCGAGAGTGGTGAATTGTTCTCAGCCGATAGTATTCATCTGGATAAAAGCCAGGTTTATTCAACCCTGGTAAATAAGCGTGAAGTTTATGGGGGCGGAGGTATTATGCCCGACGTTTTCGTTCCCCTGGATACAACTTCAAACTATGCTTTTTATAACCAGGTGATTCGTCGAAATATTCTGAATACAGCAATATTGACTTACCTGGACAGCAACAGGGAAACGATCAAGAATAAATACCCTGATTTTGCATCCTATGACAATAAATTCTCGATTGGCGATGAGTTCGTTGAAAATGTGATCGCTCAGGCTGCAGAAGAGAAAGTTGACAGCGATAAGGAAAGCATTGATTTTGCTCGACCGCTGATTAAAAAACTGGGAAAAGCTCTGATTGCACGTGATGTTTTCGGTACAAATTACTACTTCCAGGTCATCAACAAGGACGAAGAAATCATCAAGAAGGCTGTGGAGGTTCTTGAAAACAACTCGAACTACGAAAAAATTCTGGCTGAAAAATAA
- the pnuC gene encoding nicotinamide riboside transporter PnuC: MSETITSWLVANWVEVTGTILGFVYIFLSIKQNILTWPVGLLSSALYVYVFFVAKFYADMALQVYYVVVSLYGWYFWLKGNPKEDSQLEVSQTPQKLWLWLVGASVLFFVLIEFVLQHYTDSPVPMGDALTTALSLVATWMLARKYLEHWLIWVFVDFFSAVLYAIKGLWPTFVLFMVYTVMAFVGYLKWRNELKTLEYESV, translated from the coding sequence ATGAGCGAAACGATAACGAGTTGGCTGGTTGCCAACTGGGTGGAGGTAACAGGAACCATTCTTGGATTTGTCTACATTTTCCTGTCTATCAAACAAAATATTTTAACATGGCCGGTGGGATTACTCTCATCGGCTTTGTATGTGTATGTATTTTTCGTTGCCAAGTTTTACGCCGACATGGCGCTGCAGGTCTACTACGTTGTGGTCAGCCTCTACGGTTGGTATTTTTGGTTGAAAGGCAACCCGAAAGAAGATTCACAATTGGAAGTTAGCCAAACGCCGCAGAAGCTTTGGTTGTGGCTTGTTGGTGCGAGCGTGTTGTTTTTTGTACTGATTGAATTTGTACTGCAACATTATACGGATTCGCCGGTGCCAATGGGCGATGCGCTGACCACGGCATTGAGCCTGGTTGCCACCTGGATGCTCGCCCGAAAATACTTGGAACACTGGCTAATCTGGGTTTTTGTCGATTTCTTCTCGGCTGTATTGTATGCGATAAAAGGACTGTGGCCGACTTTCGTTTTATTCATGGTGTACACCGTTATGGCTTTTGTGGGCTACTTGAAATGGCGAAACGAGTTGAAAACACTCGAGTACGAATCAGTTTAA
- a CDS encoding AAA family ATPase — MKKLIVLTGPESTAKSTLSKDLAEHFVGKYYPEFARTYLQDKSADYHYQFEDVEAIAKGQLSQYQEAVAGDSAYAFFDTWLIVTKVWFDWVYNRRPEWLEQSIADYPIGLYLLCKPDIPWEPDPLRENGGEVREKLYEIYKTELIQRNLPFVEIGGEGEERLQNAIAAINGFNFR; from the coding sequence ATGAAGAAACTGATCGTCCTGACCGGACCGGAGTCAACCGCCAAGAGTACACTATCGAAAGATTTGGCAGAGCATTTCGTCGGAAAATATTACCCAGAATTCGCACGTACGTACCTGCAAGATAAAAGCGCTGATTACCATTACCAGTTTGAAGATGTTGAAGCGATTGCAAAGGGGCAATTGTCGCAATACCAGGAAGCTGTTGCCGGTGATTCAGCCTATGCGTTTTTCGACACCTGGTTAATCGTTACCAAAGTTTGGTTCGACTGGGTTTACAACAGACGTCCGGAATGGCTCGAACAATCCATTGCGGACTATCCGATTGGTTTGTACCTGTTGTGTAAACCCGATATTCCCTGGGAGCCCGATCCACTGCGGGAAAACGGCGGCGAAGTTCGCGAGAAACTCTACGAAATCTACAAGACAGAGTTGATACAACGCAATCTTCCTTTCGTTGAAATTGGTGGCGAAGGGGAGGAGCGATTGCAAAACGCGATCGCTGCAATAAATGGATTCAACTTTCGGTGA
- the cysK gene encoding cysteine synthase A, producing MKIASDVLQLIGKTPLVKLNKLSKDCCAHVYLKLESQNPGGSVKDRLSLAMINAAESQNIINSETVIIEPTSGNTGIGLAMVCAVRGYQLKIVMPESVSVERRMLLNAYGAELVLTSPKGGMKEAIAKAEELAAEIDNSFIPMQFENPANVEMHRKTTAQEIWNDTEGKVDLFVAGAGTGGTITGVSEALKELKPSVYTVVVEPTNSSVLAGNPPGAHKIQGIGPGFIPGVLNTKSYNEVFPVADDVAFETARSLAKEEGVLCGISSGANVYAALQIAKREENRDKHLVVIVCDTGERYLSTTLFNDDKNAF from the coding sequence ATGAAAATTGCATCTGATGTATTACAGCTCATTGGCAAAACCCCTCTGGTCAAACTGAATAAGCTGTCGAAAGATTGTTGTGCGCATGTTTATTTGAAGTTGGAATCTCAAAATCCAGGTGGTTCGGTGAAGGATCGGCTTTCATTGGCGATGATAAATGCTGCGGAAAGCCAGAATATCATCAATTCGGAAACGGTTATTATTGAACCGACAAGTGGAAATACAGGAATTGGTTTGGCGATGGTTTGTGCGGTACGCGGTTATCAACTGAAAATTGTCATGCCGGAAAGTGTCTCAGTTGAAAGGCGGATGTTGCTGAATGCTTACGGCGCGGAGTTGGTGCTGACTTCACCCAAAGGCGGCATGAAGGAAGCAATTGCCAAAGCGGAAGAATTGGCTGCTGAGATCGATAATTCATTCATACCGATGCAATTTGAAAACCCGGCAAATGTGGAAATGCACCGGAAGACTACGGCGCAGGAAATCTGGAACGACACCGAAGGCAAAGTTGACCTCTTTGTGGCGGGTGCTGGAACAGGCGGTACAATTACCGGCGTTTCTGAAGCGCTGAAAGAGTTGAAGCCATCGGTTTACACGGTTGTTGTGGAACCAACCAACTCTTCGGTTTTGGCAGGAAATCCTCCGGGGGCGCATAAGATCCAGGGAATTGGGCCTGGATTTATCCCCGGCGTTTTAAATACGAAATCATACAACGAAGTATTCCCGGTTGCCGACGATGTTGCCTTTGAAACAGCCCGGTCTCTCGCAAAAGAAGAAGGCGTATTGTGTGGTATTTCTTCGGGCGCAAATGTTTATGCGGCGCTGCAAATAGCAAAGCGCGAGGAAAACAGAGACAAGCACTTGGTTGTTATTGTTTGCGATACAGGAGAGAGATATTTAAGTACAACCCTTTTTAACGACGATAAAAATGCATTCTGA
- a CDS encoding serine O-acetyltransferase → MHSDSSILSKINNTVELLADSTSYNSVCREHRLGEPVPSSEKLGTIVNMIREILFPGFFGNTSLRPNTVRHYMGVYLDELFTLLSEQILAGLCFECEDRKSIDFKEQEKYAQSLAADFIAFLPEIRRILVTDVEIAFVGDPAAKSRGEVIYCYPAVRAISNYRIAHRLMQLGVPLIPRIISEMAHSETGIDIHPKAEIGESFTIDHGTGVVIGSTCIIGNNVKLYQGVTLGAKSFPLDEQGNPIKGVPRHPIVEDNVIIYAQATILGRIRIGHDSVIGGNVWVTNNVAPNSKVLQFKARESSFKDGAGI, encoded by the coding sequence ATGCATTCTGATAGTTCAATTTTATCCAAAATAAATAATACGGTTGAGTTGCTGGCCGATTCAACATCGTATAATTCGGTTTGCCGCGAGCATCGGTTGGGAGAGCCGGTGCCTTCATCCGAAAAGTTAGGGACAATAGTCAACATGATCCGGGAGATTCTTTTTCCGGGTTTCTTCGGGAACACCAGTTTGAGGCCCAATACAGTTCGCCATTACATGGGTGTGTATCTCGATGAGTTGTTCACCCTTTTGTCTGAACAGATTTTGGCCGGATTGTGCTTCGAATGTGAAGACCGGAAAAGCATTGACTTTAAAGAACAAGAGAAATATGCTCAGAGTCTGGCGGCCGACTTCATCGCTTTTTTACCTGAAATCCGACGGATTTTGGTTACTGATGTTGAAATCGCTTTTGTTGGCGATCCGGCAGCAAAAAGTCGGGGAGAGGTGATTTACTGCTACCCGGCTGTTCGGGCTATTTCGAACTACCGCATTGCACATCGTTTGATGCAATTGGGAGTGCCGCTCATTCCCAGAATTATCTCGGAAATGGCTCACTCCGAAACAGGCATCGACATTCACCCGAAAGCGGAAATTGGCGAATCATTCACAATTGACCACGGAACAGGTGTGGTAATTGGTTCGACCTGTATTATCGGTAATAATGTGAAACTCTATCAGGGGGTTACGTTGGGTGCCAAAAGTTTTCCGCTGGACGAGCAAGGCAACCCGATAAAAGGTGTTCCGCGTCACCCGATTGTGGAAGATAACGTGATCATTTACGCACAGGCGACTATTTTAGGTCGGATTCGGATTGGTCACGACTCTGTTATTGGTGGTAACGTATGGGTTACAAATAATGTGGCACCGAACTCGAAAGTGCTTCAATTTAAAGCGCGCGAAAGCTCCTTTAAGGATGGAGCGGGCATCTAA
- a CDS encoding THUMP domain-containing class I SAM-dependent RNA methyltransferase, which produces MIETYQLVATTYAGLEDVLAQELMAMQADDVQVARRAVYFSGDLEMVYRANYTLRTALKVLVNVRTFKILQVDDLYHQALKIKWEDYFDSDKTFAVQSVVFSDLFQNSMFASLRLKDAIVDRFRKVGGRRPSVDTKIPQVIVNLHIANNACTISLDSSGESLHKRGYRLGRHEAPISEVLAAGMLKLSGWDGVQPLVDPMCGSGTIVIEAAMMAKNVLPGEVGRSYAFENWKDFDKKAFDQIKSATDHQDVDVKIYGSDIDRRNIDNAFKHAEKAQVDDILRLKVSDFKELDKKSDSDFLIFNPPYGERLQAGDQDFYSMIGEKLKHGFQGATAWIISTNECLKWIGLKPAQKIPLFNGSLSCSFRKYELYQGSKKN; this is translated from the coding sequence ATGATTGAAACATACCAATTGGTCGCGACGACCTATGCCGGTCTGGAAGACGTATTGGCACAGGAACTGATGGCCATGCAGGCCGACGATGTCCAGGTGGCTCGTCGTGCCGTTTATTTTTCCGGTGATCTGGAGATGGTTTACCGGGCTAATTATACCTTGCGTACAGCACTGAAAGTTTTGGTGAATGTGCGAACGTTTAAGATTCTCCAGGTTGATGATTTGTATCACCAGGCTTTGAAAATCAAGTGGGAAGATTATTTCGATTCCGATAAAACATTTGCAGTTCAAAGTGTGGTATTTAGTGATTTATTTCAGAACTCCATGTTTGCATCCTTGCGCTTGAAAGATGCTATTGTGGATCGATTCCGGAAAGTCGGTGGGAGACGCCCCTCTGTTGATACAAAAATTCCGCAGGTGATCGTGAATTTGCATATTGCCAATAATGCCTGTACCATTTCGCTGGATAGTAGCGGTGAATCACTTCACAAGCGAGGATATCGCCTGGGACGACACGAAGCTCCGATAAGCGAAGTGTTGGCTGCCGGTATGCTGAAGCTTTCCGGATGGGACGGTGTTCAACCTCTGGTTGATCCGATGTGCGGTTCGGGAACGATCGTAATCGAAGCGGCAATGATGGCTAAAAATGTGTTGCCAGGTGAAGTTGGACGAAGCTATGCTTTCGAGAACTGGAAAGATTTCGACAAAAAAGCGTTCGATCAAATCAAGAGTGCAACTGATCATCAGGATGTGGATGTGAAAATTTACGGATCAGATATCGATCGTCGCAATATTGATAATGCCTTTAAGCATGCCGAAAAAGCGCAGGTCGACGATATTCTGCGATTGAAGGTTTCCGATTTTAAGGAACTCGATAAGAAGTCTGATTCTGATTTTTTGATTTTCAATCCGCCGTATGGTGAGCGATTACAGGCGGGAGACCAGGATTTTTACAGCATGATTGGTGAAAAGTTGAAGCATGGCTTCCAGGGTGCAACAGCCTGGATTATTTCGACCAACGAGTGTTTGAAATGGATTGGCTTGAAACCGGCTCAAAAGATTCCGCTTTTTAACGGGAGCCTTTCGTGTAGTTTCCGCAAGTACGAGTTGTACCAGGGATCGAAAAAGAATTAG